The following are from one region of the Herpetosiphonaceae bacterium genome:
- a CDS encoding ABC transporter permease — translation MVTFLIRRFFQMGLVLLISTIVVYVILSLVPGGPLDALLEQSDPRARPSAGDIQRMQKAMGLDKPLYLQYVTWLAGDTWLDNVGLEQYAGERKGIIRGDWGVSWKIERNRSVMEVIGRRLPDTLRLMITSTLLSVLLAIPIGVYSAVKQYSRLDYFFTTFSFLGISLPSFWFGLMLIAATLAMHRKGFFYFPTGDVLALRDYTVPGLGTVEARSLTDRVMHLVMPVVVLGLLNLAGFSRFLRSSMLEVLKQDYVRTARAKGLRERVVVLKHAMRNALIPLITIFVFTIPNVFSGALITETIFNYKGLGFLYIQALGQKDWPIVSAFLLINAILIVIANLLADILYTVADPRIRLD, via the coding sequence ATGGTTACATTTCTGATCCGACGCTTCTTCCAGATGGGCCTTGTGCTCTTAATCTCTACCATCGTTGTGTACGTTATTTTGAGCCTTGTGCCGGGCGGTCCGTTGGATGCCCTGCTGGAGCAGAGCGATCCCCGCGCGCGGCCCAGCGCGGGCGACATCCAGCGTATGCAGAAGGCGATGGGCCTGGATAAGCCGCTCTATTTGCAGTATGTCACCTGGCTGGCGGGCGATACCTGGCTCGACAACGTTGGCCTGGAGCAGTACGCGGGTGAGCGCAAGGGCATTATTCGCGGCGACTGGGGCGTTTCGTGGAAGATCGAGCGTAACCGATCGGTGATGGAGGTGATCGGGCGGCGGCTGCCTGACACCCTGCGCCTGATGATTACCTCGACGCTGCTTTCAGTGTTGCTGGCGATCCCGATCGGCGTGTACTCGGCAGTGAAGCAGTACTCGCGGCTCGACTACTTCTTCACCACCTTTAGCTTCCTGGGTATTTCGCTGCCGTCCTTCTGGTTTGGCCTGATGCTGATCGCGGCGACGCTGGCGATGCACCGCAAGGGCTTCTTCTACTTCCCGACCGGCGATGTGCTGGCGCTCCGCGATTATACCGTGCCAGGCCTGGGCACGGTCGAGGCGCGATCACTTACGGATCGGGTGATGCATCTGGTGATGCCGGTGGTGGTGCTTGGCCTGCTCAATCTGGCCGGGTTTAGCCGCTTCCTGCGCTCGTCGATGCTTGAGGTGCTCAAGCAAGACTATGTGCGCACGGCGCGCGCCAAGGGGCTGCGCGAGCGCGTCGTGGTGCTCAAGCACGCGATGCGCAACGCGCTGATCCCGCTGATCACAATCTTTGTGTTCACGATCCCCAACGTCTTCAGCGGCGCGCTGATTACCGAGACGATCTTCAACTATAAAGGGCTGGGCTTCTTGTATATCCAGGCGCTGGGGCAGAAAGACTGGCCGATCGTGTCAGCGTTTTTGCTGATCAACGCGATCTTGATCGTCATCGCCAATTTGCTGGCCGACATCCTGTACACGGTTGCCGACCCACGTATCCGGCTTGACTAG